A portion of the Coregonus clupeaformis isolate EN_2021a unplaced genomic scaffold, ASM2061545v1 scaf2263, whole genome shotgun sequence genome contains these proteins:
- the LOC123488395 gene encoding zinc finger BED domain-containing protein 4-like yields the protein MNCVAHMVQRSVTVSLADSGFVNALAKARKVVGHFKHSPANAAELQAQQVSLGKKQEPLIQDVPTRWNSTLEMVKRVSRNKEAVIAALDNQEHKLVLPTAAEWDKLQRLETLLEPCRYVTELLGGEAYVSCSVVLPSLCHLRLQDGSL from the exons ATGAACTGTGTCGCTCACATGGTGCAGAGAAGTGTCACAGTGAGTCTTGCTGACAGCGGCTTTGTAAATGCTTTGGCCAAGGCTCGCAAAGTTGTCGGTCATTTTAAGCACAGCCCAGCAAATGCTGCGGAGCTTCAAGCACAACAAGTCAGCCTGGGAAAGAAGCAAGAGCCATTGATCCAGGATGTTCCAACACGTTGGAATTCGACGCTGGAAATGGTCAAGCGCGTGAGCAGAAATAAAGAGGCTGTCATCGCAGCCCTGGACAATCAGGAGCACAAACTCGTTTTGCCGACCGCAGCAGAGTGGGATAAACTGCAGAGGCTGGAGACACTTCTAGAGCCATGCAG gtATGTAACTGAGCTCCTGGGTGGAGAGGCCTATGTCTCCTGTTCTGTGGTACTACCTTCTCTCTGCCACTTGCGTCTCCAAGATGGAAGCCTGTGA